A stretch of the Arthrobacter sp. PAMC 25486 genome encodes the following:
- a CDS encoding HAD-IIA family hydrolase — protein sequence MSAKSLLNHFDAVLADLDGVVYAGPDAIPGAIEALTGLAGANVSLAYVTNNASRTPAQVAAHLRQLGAPANDDQVVSSAQAGAALLAQKFPAGSKVLVTGSAALAQEVTALGMTVVESANDAPDVVIQGFDPTLGWADLAEATYAINAGATWIATNTDMTIPRDRGIAPGNGTLVAAVRTAVGHDPLVAGKPEAPLFHTAANRLGAKRPLVVGDRLDTDILGGNNAGMTTALVLTGVDSGETALRACTAERPHFIIDTLAQLYQPYPKIKHDGARVTCGAAAATVTNAEGQQRLHIAGDPADSDAWRAACAAWWAAVPNVADATNPVVSWSAAEHA from the coding sequence GTGAGCGCTAAATCCTTGCTGAACCATTTTGATGCGGTTCTGGCGGATCTGGACGGCGTGGTTTATGCCGGCCCGGATGCCATTCCCGGTGCCATCGAGGCCTTGACCGGCCTGGCCGGCGCCAATGTGTCGCTGGCGTACGTGACGAATAACGCCTCACGTACGCCGGCGCAGGTTGCCGCCCATTTACGTCAGCTGGGCGCTCCCGCCAACGATGACCAGGTTGTCAGTTCCGCCCAGGCGGGCGCTGCCCTGCTGGCGCAGAAGTTTCCTGCCGGTTCCAAGGTTCTTGTCACGGGCAGTGCCGCACTGGCCCAGGAAGTGACGGCCCTGGGCATGACCGTGGTGGAGAGCGCCAACGACGCACCGGACGTTGTCATCCAGGGCTTTGACCCGACACTTGGCTGGGCGGATCTGGCGGAAGCCACGTACGCCATCAATGCAGGCGCCACCTGGATCGCCACCAACACCGACATGACCATTCCCCGGGACCGCGGCATCGCCCCCGGTAACGGGACCTTGGTCGCAGCGGTGCGGACCGCCGTCGGGCATGATCCTTTGGTGGCCGGCAAGCCGGAGGCGCCGCTGTTCCACACGGCCGCAAACCGCCTGGGGGCCAAGCGCCCCCTGGTGGTGGGCGACCGCCTCGACACCGACATTCTCGGCGGCAACAATGCCGGCATGACCACCGCACTGGTGCTCACCGGCGTCGACTCCGGCGAGACAGCGCTGCGGGCCTGCACCGCCGAGCGGCCGCACTTCATCATCGACACGTTGGCCCAGCTGTACCAGCCGTATCCGAAGATCAAGCACGACGGCGCCCGGGTCACCTGTGGTGCCGCTGCCGCCACCGTCACCAACGCAGAAGGACAGCAGAGACTGCATATTGCGGGCGACCCGGCCGACAGTGACGCATGGCGTGCCGCCTGTGCCGCCTGGTGGGCCGCCGTGCCCAACGTCGCTGACGCAACCAACCCTGTCGTGAGCTGGTCGGCGGCCGAGCATGCCTGA
- a CDS encoding TlyA family RNA methyltransferase encodes MSRLDAELVTRGLVRSRTVAATLIKAGRVTVSGNPALKAAQTVTADTLLELLPGNEEDYVSRAGHKLAGALAHFPQVTVAGKRCLDAGASTGGFTDVLLRQEAASVVAVDVGHGQLVDSLRQDPRVAVHEGLNIRYMSADDIGGPVDLTVCDLSFISLTLVMAPLALATKVGGELLLMVKPQFEVGRERLARTGVVSSENERRRAVALVAQAAVANGLALQGLGISPLPGQDGNVEYFLLARRVVSEPAHKIEEEELAVDTLLAGIWPQR; translated from the coding sequence GTGAGCCGCCTCGACGCCGAATTGGTGACCCGGGGGCTCGTTCGCTCCCGCACCGTCGCGGCAACCCTGATCAAGGCCGGGCGGGTCACCGTGTCCGGAAACCCGGCGCTCAAGGCCGCCCAAACCGTCACGGCGGACACACTTCTGGAGCTCCTGCCCGGCAACGAAGAGGACTACGTTTCCCGGGCCGGCCACAAGCTGGCCGGCGCACTGGCGCACTTCCCACAGGTCACCGTCGCCGGCAAACGCTGTCTTGACGCCGGCGCTTCCACCGGCGGCTTCACCGACGTTTTGCTGCGCCAAGAGGCTGCCAGCGTCGTGGCCGTCGATGTTGGCCACGGCCAGCTCGTCGATTCCCTGCGCCAGGATCCGCGCGTGGCGGTCCACGAAGGCCTGAACATCCGTTATATGTCCGCAGACGACATCGGCGGGCCCGTGGACCTGACCGTCTGCGACCTCTCCTTCATCTCGCTCACCCTCGTCATGGCGCCCTTGGCCTTGGCCACCAAAGTGGGCGGGGAACTGTTGCTCATGGTGAAGCCACAATTTGAGGTGGGCCGGGAACGGTTGGCACGCACCGGCGTCGTCAGCAGTGAGAATGAACGACGCCGGGCAGTCGCCCTGGTTGCCCAGGCGGCAGTCGCCAACGGGTTGGCATTGCAGGGCCTGGGCATCAGCCCGCTGCCGGGCCAGGACGGCAATGTTGAGTATTTTCTGCTCGCCAGGCGGGTAGTGTCGGAGCCTGCGCATAAGATCGAAGAGGAAGAGCTGGCAGTGGACACATTGCTGGCCGGGATCTGGCCGCAAAGATAG
- a CDS encoding NAD kinase: protein MTRRVLILAHTGREESMLAALEACVELHANAIVPVMYAEELADLTGYLGVSGVKMEILDRDVTLADIELVMVLGGDGTILRAAEIVRDYDVPLLGVNLGHVGFLAESEREELIQTVAAVVQRKYSVEERMCLDVIVRVAGKVVAHTWALNEVALEKGNRERMIEVVTEVDGRPLTSFGCDGVVMATPTGSTAYAFSAGGPVVWPGVEALLMVPISAHALFAKPLVVSPSSTLAVEVLTRNGAYGVIWCDGRRTVDLLPGARIEVTRSPTPVKLARTQQSTFSERLVRKFELPVQGWRGPSPEQSEPPTTQLPIIKPAKPKTPLGGPPVNRIPELPDLTVPPPTTTYSGTTSFYEEDRT from the coding sequence ATGACACGGCGCGTTTTGATTCTGGCCCACACGGGCCGCGAAGAGTCGATGCTGGCCGCCCTGGAGGCGTGCGTCGAGCTTCACGCAAACGCCATAGTCCCCGTCATGTATGCCGAAGAACTGGCAGATTTGACGGGCTACCTGGGCGTTTCCGGGGTCAAGATGGAGATTCTCGACCGTGATGTGACGCTCGCCGACATTGAACTGGTCATGGTCCTGGGCGGGGACGGCACCATTTTGCGTGCGGCCGAGATCGTCCGCGACTACGACGTTCCGCTATTGGGCGTGAATCTTGGCCATGTGGGATTCCTGGCCGAAAGTGAGCGCGAGGAATTGATCCAGACCGTGGCTGCCGTGGTGCAACGCAAATACTCGGTTGAGGAGCGCATGTGCCTGGATGTCATTGTCAGGGTTGCGGGCAAGGTGGTGGCCCACACCTGGGCCCTGAACGAGGTGGCCCTGGAAAAAGGAAACCGCGAACGCATGATTGAGGTCGTCACCGAAGTGGACGGGCGCCCCCTCACCTCCTTCGGCTGTGACGGCGTCGTCATGGCCACCCCTACAGGCTCCACGGCCTACGCCTTTTCCGCCGGCGGTCCCGTCGTGTGGCCCGGAGTGGAGGCCTTGCTCATGGTGCCCATCAGCGCCCACGCCCTCTTTGCCAAGCCACTCGTCGTCTCACCCTCATCAACACTCGCGGTGGAGGTGCTGACCCGCAACGGCGCCTACGGCGTCATCTGGTGCGACGGCCGCCGCACCGTGGACCTGCTGCCCGGCGCCCGCATCGAGGTCACCCGGTCACCCACGCCGGTGAAGCTGGCCCGCACACAGCAGTCAACGTTTTCCGAGCGTCTCGTGCGCAAATTCGAGCTGCCAGTCCAGGGCTGGCGCGGCCCGTCCCCGGAACAATCCGAACCGCCCACCACGCAGCTGCCCATCATCAAGCCGGCCAAACCGAAGACCCCCTTGGGCGGCCCGCCCGTGAACCGCATCCCCGAACTGCCTGACCTGACAGTTCCGCCGCCCACCACCACGTATTCGGGGACCACCTCCTTCTACGAAGAGGACCGCACGTGA
- the recN gene encoding DNA repair protein RecN: protein MIEEIRIRDLGVISESTLPLGPGLSVVSGETGAGKTMVVTAVGLLLGNRADAGAVRNGAKSASAEATLTLPAGHPALVRALEAGADIDEFDGGAQLILARTVNADGRSRAHVGGRSAPIGVLNELGEALVAVHGQSDQIRLKNPSAQRLALDKFAAEAHKGFAATVRNYRDVFERWRAVQAELVQLRSASRERLREAESLTTALAEIDAVEPLTAEDELLKAEAVKLGNVEELRKATLGAHEALSATDYGDGPDAASLVDTAKRLVETVSEADEELLQTTKRLSEVGYLLADIARDLASYATSLDSEGPGRLAEVEDRRGELAVLVRKYAPSIDEVIEWADAARVRLAELSDDSGRIEALEAEEIAALADLGVRAGELTALRRKAAEKLAKAVSAELKALAMPDARLVIEISAAERSIHGEDDIAFLLAPHAGASPRPLGKGASGGELSRVMLALEVVLAAVDPVPTFVFDEVDSGVGGKAAVEIGRRLAMLAQHVQVLVVTHLPQVAAFADQHVLVTKSSVSKNSTGITTSNVKLLTYEERVVELARMLAGQEDSATAQAHAKELLAQAARPLQ, encoded by the coding sequence GTGATCGAGGAAATCCGGATCCGGGATCTCGGGGTAATCTCCGAATCAACCCTTCCGCTGGGACCTGGCCTGAGCGTCGTCAGCGGCGAAACCGGTGCCGGAAAGACCATGGTGGTGACCGCCGTCGGACTGCTGCTGGGCAACCGGGCAGATGCGGGGGCCGTGCGCAATGGTGCCAAGAGCGCCTCGGCCGAGGCCACGCTGACCCTGCCGGCGGGCCACCCTGCCCTGGTGCGTGCGCTGGAGGCCGGTGCCGACATTGACGAGTTCGACGGCGGTGCGCAGCTGATTCTGGCGCGCACCGTCAACGCCGATGGGCGCAGCAGGGCGCATGTTGGCGGGCGCAGCGCCCCCATCGGTGTGCTCAATGAGCTGGGAGAGGCGCTCGTTGCCGTGCACGGGCAGTCGGACCAGATCCGGCTGAAAAACCCGTCGGCGCAGCGGCTTGCCCTGGACAAGTTTGCTGCCGAGGCGCACAAGGGCTTTGCCGCCACTGTGCGCAACTACCGGGACGTGTTTGAGCGGTGGCGTGCCGTCCAGGCGGAATTGGTACAGCTGCGCTCTGCGAGCCGGGAGCGGCTGCGGGAGGCGGAGTCCCTGACCACGGCGCTGGCCGAGATTGACGCCGTCGAACCTCTCACCGCAGAGGATGAACTGCTCAAGGCGGAGGCGGTGAAACTTGGCAACGTGGAAGAGCTGCGCAAGGCCACACTGGGCGCCCATGAGGCGCTGAGTGCAACCGACTATGGCGACGGCCCCGATGCTGCCAGCCTGGTCGACACGGCCAAGCGGCTTGTGGAAACCGTCTCGGAGGCCGACGAGGAATTGCTGCAAACCACCAAGCGGCTCTCCGAAGTTGGTTATTTGCTGGCCGACATCGCCCGCGACCTGGCAAGTTACGCCACCTCCCTGGACTCCGAGGGGCCCGGCCGCTTGGCCGAGGTTGAGGACCGGCGCGGGGAACTGGCTGTTTTGGTGCGCAAGTATGCACCCAGCATTGACGAGGTCATTGAATGGGCCGATGCGGCGCGGGTGCGGCTGGCCGAGCTCAGCGATGATTCGGGCCGGATTGAGGCGCTGGAGGCGGAGGAAATTGCCGCCCTGGCCGACCTGGGCGTGCGTGCCGGGGAGTTGACGGCCCTGCGCCGCAAGGCAGCCGAGAAACTCGCCAAGGCAGTCAGTGCCGAACTGAAGGCCCTCGCCATGCCGGATGCCAGGCTCGTCATCGAGATCTCCGCCGCAGAACGCAGCATCCACGGTGAAGACGACATTGCCTTCCTGCTGGCCCCGCACGCGGGCGCCTCACCGCGCCCGCTGGGCAAGGGTGCCTCCGGTGGTGAGCTTTCCCGGGTCATGCTGGCGCTGGAAGTGGTGCTGGCCGCCGTCGACCCTGTCCCAACATTTGTCTTCGACGAAGTTGACTCCGGCGTGGGCGGCAAGGCAGCCGTGGAAATTGGCCGCCGACTGGCCATGCTGGCCCAACACGTACAGGTTTTGGTGGTCACGCATCTGCCCCAGGTGGCAGCATTTGCCGACCAGCACGTGTTGGTGACCAAGAGTTCTGTGAGCAAAAACTCAACAGGCATCACCACCAGCAATGTCAAGCTTTTGACGTACGAGGAACGGGTAGTGGAATTGGCCCGAATGCTGGCAGGGCAGGAGGATTCTGCGACGGCGCAGGCCCACGCCAAGGAACTTTTGGCGCAGGCAGCACGCCCCCTTCAATAG
- a CDS encoding CTP synthase, with amino-acid sequence MIGSNSVVQRSNSRLSGQSKTTKHIFVTGGVASSLGKGLTASSLGHLLRARGLSVTMQKLDPYLNVDPGTMNPFQHGEVFVTDDGAETDLDIGHYERFLDENLEGSANVTTGQVYSTVIAKERRGEYLGDTVQVIPHITDEIKRRMRLPSEGADAPDVIITEIGGTVGDIESQPFLESARQVRQDVGRNNVFFAHVSLVPYIGPSQELKTKPTQHSVAALRSLGIQPDAIILRSDRVLPDAMHAKIGRACDVDVEAVIGCPDASSIYDIPKTLHAQGLDSYIVRALDLPFKDVDWTKWDKLLEVVHNPAHHIEIALVGKYIELPDAYLSVTEALRAGGFANATKVKIRWVPSDDCASEAGARKALADVDAICVPGGFGIRGLEGKLGALKFARENQIPTLGLCLGLQSMVIEYARNVVGLEGASSSEFDENPTYPVIATMEEQQDIVAGLGDLGGTMRLGLYPAVLTEGSVVAETYGTTDVSERHRHRYEVNNKYREQIAAAGLVFSGTSPDGKLVEYVELPREVHPYYVSTQAHPELSSRPTRPHPLFAGLVAAALDRQNATRLLEV; translated from the coding sequence ATGATAGGCTCGAACTCCGTGGTGCAACGATCAAATTCCCGGCTCAGTGGTCAGTCCAAGACGACCAAACACATCTTCGTCACCGGCGGAGTCGCGTCCTCGCTCGGCAAGGGACTGACGGCTTCCAGCCTCGGTCACCTACTCCGTGCACGCGGCCTGTCGGTCACAATGCAAAAACTCGATCCCTATCTCAATGTGGATCCAGGCACAATGAATCCTTTCCAACATGGAGAAGTCTTCGTCACCGACGACGGCGCCGAAACTGACCTGGACATTGGCCATTACGAGCGCTTCCTCGATGAGAATCTCGAAGGCTCAGCCAATGTCACCACAGGTCAGGTGTACTCCACCGTCATCGCCAAGGAACGCCGCGGCGAATACCTGGGCGACACCGTGCAGGTCATCCCGCACATCACCGATGAGATCAAGCGCCGCATGCGCCTGCCCTCTGAAGGTGCCGACGCGCCCGATGTGATCATCACCGAAATTGGTGGCACGGTGGGCGACATCGAGTCCCAGCCGTTCCTGGAGTCAGCACGCCAGGTGCGCCAGGACGTGGGCCGCAACAACGTGTTCTTCGCGCATGTCTCCCTGGTTCCCTACATTGGCCCGTCCCAGGAACTGAAGACCAAGCCGACCCAGCACTCGGTTGCTGCGCTGCGCTCCCTGGGCATCCAGCCCGATGCCATCATCCTGCGCTCGGACCGGGTCCTGCCCGACGCCATGCACGCCAAGATTGGCCGTGCCTGCGACGTGGACGTCGAAGCTGTCATCGGCTGCCCCGATGCCTCCAGCATCTACGACATTCCCAAGACGCTGCATGCCCAGGGCCTGGACTCCTACATTGTGCGTGCCCTTGACCTGCCGTTCAAGGATGTTGACTGGACCAAGTGGGACAAGCTCCTAGAAGTGGTGCACAACCCCGCCCACCACATTGAGATTGCCCTGGTTGGCAAGTACATCGAGCTGCCTGACGCTTACCTCTCCGTGACCGAGGCCCTGCGCGCCGGCGGCTTCGCCAACGCCACCAAGGTCAAGATCAGGTGGGTGCCTTCCGATGACTGCGCCAGCGAGGCTGGTGCCCGCAAGGCACTTGCCGACGTTGATGCCATCTGTGTTCCCGGAGGTTTCGGCATCCGCGGACTCGAAGGCAAGCTGGGTGCGCTGAAGTTCGCCCGCGAAAACCAGATCCCCACCCTGGGCCTGTGCCTTGGCCTGCAGTCCATGGTCATTGAATATGCACGCAACGTTGTGGGCCTCGAAGGGGCATCGTCCTCGGAATTTGATGAGAACCCCACGTACCCCGTCATTGCCACCATGGAAGAGCAGCAGGACATTGTGGCCGGCTTGGGTGACCTGGGCGGCACCATGCGCCTGGGCCTCTACCCGGCAGTGCTGACCGAAGGCTCCGTCGTAGCGGAAACGTACGGCACCACGGATGTCTCCGAGCGCCACCGGCACCGCTACGAGGTGAACAACAAGTACCGCGAGCAGATTGCAGCAGCCGGGCTTGTCTTCTCAGGCACCTCACCCGACGGCAAACTGGTTGAGTACGTGGAGCTTCCCCGCGAGGTCCACCCGTACTACGTCTCCACCCAGGCGCACCCCGAACTGAGCTCGCGTCCCACCCGGCCGCACCCGCTCTTTGCCGGGCTTGTTGCCGCAGCCCTGGACCGCCAGAACGCCACACGGCTGCTGGAGGTCTAA
- a CDS encoding NUDIX hydrolase, whose protein sequence is MYQGRIWNIVSDTFSLTPGSEPLTRDYIDHPGAVAVVVLNESHQVLLLRQYRHPVQMNLWEIPAGLLDVKGEDFVVGAARELAEEADLAAAQWDVLTDFFNSPGSSSEAIRIYLARGITEVPEELRHVRTDEEAEIEFAWVDLEEAAAAVLGGRIHNPSAVVGILAAAQAVRTGFADLRPGNAPWPEHPSQRQQ, encoded by the coding sequence GTGTACCAAGGGCGAATCTGGAACATTGTTTCAGACACGTTTTCACTGACACCCGGCTCCGAGCCGCTGACCCGGGATTACATTGACCATCCCGGGGCAGTGGCTGTGGTGGTGCTCAACGAGAGCCACCAAGTGCTGCTGTTGCGCCAATACCGCCACCCCGTCCAAATGAACCTGTGGGAGATTCCTGCCGGTCTGCTGGATGTGAAGGGTGAGGACTTTGTTGTGGGCGCCGCCCGCGAATTGGCCGAAGAAGCCGATCTTGCGGCGGCCCAATGGGACGTGCTGACCGACTTCTTCAACTCCCCGGGTTCCTCGAGCGAGGCGATCCGGATCTATCTGGCACGCGGCATCACCGAGGTTCCCGAAGAGCTGCGCCATGTGCGCACCGACGAGGAAGCCGAGATCGAGTTTGCCTGGGTTGACCTCGAGGAGGCGGCCGCGGCGGTTTTGGGCGGGCGCATACACAACCCGTCCGCCGTCGTCGGTATTTTGGCAGCAGCCCAGGCCGTGCGCACTGGCTTTGCGGACTTGCGTCCCGGCAATGCGCCGTGGCCCGAGCACCCCTCCCAGCGCCAACAGTGA
- the xerD gene encoding site-specific tyrosine recombinase XerD — translation MADYVQHIGVERGLAPNTLAAYQRDLRRYGAFLAAAGVSEPGRVTRRQVSEFAQGLSDGADGGSALGMRSVARTIVAVRGLHKFWALEGVCDADPAADIHPPQPGRRLPKAISVHDVTRILEAAGTDTPTGLRDAAMLEFLYSTGARISEAVGLDVDDLVFPDASHDGPSLVRLFGKGSKERIVPIGSYALRALDAYLVRGRPALVAKGTGTPALFLNARGGRISRQSVWTILKTVAERAQVEADVSPHTLRHSFATHLLEGGADVRVVQELLGHASVTTTQVYTLVTAETLREVYAAAHPRALG, via the coding sequence ATGGCCGACTATGTACAGCACATCGGTGTTGAACGCGGCCTGGCCCCCAACACCTTGGCGGCTTACCAGCGGGATTTGCGCCGCTACGGAGCCTTTCTGGCCGCGGCCGGGGTGAGCGAGCCGGGCAGGGTTACCCGGCGCCAGGTCAGCGAGTTTGCGCAGGGCCTGTCCGACGGCGCCGATGGCGGTTCCGCCCTGGGCATGCGGTCGGTGGCGCGGACCATTGTTGCTGTGCGCGGACTGCACAAATTCTGGGCGCTCGAGGGAGTCTGCGATGCTGACCCCGCCGCCGACATCCACCCGCCGCAGCCTGGCCGGCGCCTGCCCAAGGCCATCAGCGTCCACGACGTGACCCGGATTCTGGAAGCGGCAGGCACCGATACCCCCACCGGGCTGCGCGATGCCGCCATGCTCGAATTCCTGTACTCCACCGGCGCCCGCATCAGCGAGGCCGTGGGGCTCGACGTTGACGATTTGGTGTTCCCGGACGCGTCCCACGATGGACCCTCCCTGGTGCGGCTGTTCGGCAAGGGCTCCAAGGAACGCATCGTGCCGATCGGTTCCTACGCACTGAGAGCGTTGGACGCCTACCTGGTGCGGGGGCGGCCGGCCCTGGTCGCGAAGGGAACGGGCACGCCTGCCTTGTTCCTGAACGCCCGGGGCGGACGCATCAGCCGGCAAAGTGTGTGGACCATCCTGAAAACCGTGGCCGAGCGTGCGCAGGTGGAGGCGGATGTTTCCCCGCACACGCTGCGGCACTCCTTCGCCACCCACCTGCTGGAGGGTGGCGCCGACGTGCGCGTCGTGCAGGAACTGCTGGGCCACGCCTCCGTGACCACCACGCAGGTGTACACGCTGGTCACGGCGGAGACGTTGCGCGAGGTCTACGCGGCGGCGCACCCCCGCGCCCTCGGCTGA
- a CDS encoding rhodanese-like domain-containing protein produces the protein MEIDVTDVRAGLDAGKFVLVDTRRHASWEHSHIPGALHLPTVLIPNQAHVLIPAGTPVVVYSWGLGCNGSTLAALAFAELGYPMPAMIGGIEYWARNGLPVETFDSITTVWEECQILSYGIRPKRGNFLAPVTIPWVIEPDTHLPGCQVSSRCRRG, from the coding sequence TTGGAGATTGACGTCACGGACGTCCGTGCCGGCTTGGACGCCGGCAAATTTGTGCTGGTGGACACACGCCGGCACGCCTCGTGGGAGCACAGCCACATCCCCGGTGCCCTGCACCTGCCCACCGTGCTCATCCCCAACCAGGCCCATGTGCTCATCCCAGCGGGCACGCCCGTGGTGGTGTATTCGTGGGGTCTGGGCTGCAACGGCAGCACCCTTGCCGCCCTGGCCTTTGCCGAATTGGGCTACCCGATGCCAGCAATGATCGGTGGCATAGAATACTGGGCCAGGAACGGCCTGCCCGTGGAAACCTTCGACAGCATCACCACCGTTTGGGAAGAATGCCAGATTTTGAGCTATGGCATTCGTCCCAAACGGGGGAATTTTTTGGCTCCTGTGACTATTCCGTGGGTGATTGAGCCGGACACCCACCTTCCCGGCTGTCAGGTATCAAGCCGCTGTCGCCGTGGATGA
- a CDS encoding RidA family protein, whose translation MTDKTVVLTDDAPAPAHVFSQGVKKGNMFQVSGQGAVDPASNEYIGTGDVRAQTRRTLENVKAILDAGGSSVEDVIMFRVYLTTRDDFPAMNEVYGEFIRENVPSGALPSRTTVFVDLPHEVMLVEIDALAVTS comes from the coding sequence ATGACTGACAAGACTGTTGTATTAACCGATGATGCCCCGGCACCCGCCCATGTCTTCTCCCAAGGAGTGAAAAAGGGCAATATGTTCCAGGTGTCCGGCCAGGGCGCCGTGGATCCGGCCAGCAATGAGTACATTGGCACCGGTGACGTCCGCGCCCAGACACGCCGCACACTGGAAAACGTCAAGGCCATCCTGGATGCGGGCGGCTCCTCCGTGGAGGACGTCATCATGTTCCGCGTCTACCTGACCACGCGCGACGACTTCCCCGCCATGAACGAGGTGTACGGCGAGTTCATCAGGGAAAACGTCCCCAGCGGCGCACTGCCCTCACGCACCACGGTCTTTGTTGACCTGCCGCACGAGGTCATGCTGGTGGAAATCGACGCCCTCGCCGTCACTTCCTAA
- a CDS encoding IclR family transcriptional regulator — MSQSLVRALGLLSQLAERPATLDELAATANVHKTTVMRLLHSLEAEHFLVRNGAGQFQLGRKLFELSSKALEQRDIRAVARPHLAKLNDATGHTVHLAEWEGSEVVYIDKYESHHPVRMYSRIGLTAALHSAAVAKVILADMPRSRQEHIAAGLDYVRLTENTLGTPEELLAELAQVREQGWAQDKSEHESFVHCIGAPIRDASGRVVAAASFSVPVVLLSYEELLKLLPTLMNGTQAISKDLGWAPQKERLHD; from the coding sequence GTGAGCCAAAGCCTTGTCCGCGCCTTGGGGCTGTTGTCCCAACTGGCGGAACGCCCCGCCACGCTGGATGAGCTGGCGGCCACCGCGAACGTCCACAAGACCACTGTCATGCGCCTTCTGCACTCGCTCGAGGCAGAGCATTTTCTGGTGCGCAACGGGGCCGGGCAGTTTCAGCTGGGACGCAAGCTTTTTGAGCTGTCGTCCAAAGCACTGGAGCAGCGCGACATTCGGGCGGTGGCGCGGCCGCACCTGGCCAAGCTGAACGATGCCACCGGTCACACCGTCCACCTGGCCGAGTGGGAGGGCTCGGAGGTGGTGTACATCGACAAGTACGAATCCCACCACCCGGTGCGCATGTACTCAAGGATCGGCCTGACGGCAGCGCTGCATTCGGCCGCTGTCGCGAAGGTGATCCTGGCGGATATGCCCCGATCCCGGCAGGAGCACATCGCCGCCGGCCTGGACTATGTCAGACTGACGGAGAACACGCTGGGGACACCGGAGGAACTGCTGGCAGAACTGGCACAAGTCCGGGAACAAGGGTGGGCGCAGGACAAATCGGAACATGAATCGTTCGTGCACTGCATTGGCGCCCCCATCCGGGACGCCTCCGGCCGTGTTGTGGCTGCGGCGTCGTTCTCGGTGCCGGTGGTACTGCTCAGCTATGAGGAACTGTTGAAGCTGCTACCCACGTTAATGAACGGAACACAGGCCATCTCCAAGGATCTGGGCTGGGCTCCCCAGAAAGAGAGACTCCATGACTGA
- a CDS encoding sugar kinase, whose protein sequence is MLSVVCIGETMVMLTPTGQVPLSQAPELFYGVGGAESNVAMGLAAMGVDTHWVSRVGRDGFGTRILNDLHDHGVGVGAVEIDADRNTGLYVKVPAVASADGFEASDASVIYYRKGSAASAMGPSLLELPAVAPLLDQASLIHLSGITAALSPECRAMLAAVMAAPRNSRLISFDVNWREPLWSHADKGVLRTLANQADVVLVGTDEALPAFGTNNEAELRALLPDPAVIVLKNADISAIALLHDGSRVEVPSLNVSVLEPVGAGDAFAAGYLSGMLFGLDQRSSLRRGHVSAACTLTVPGDRGPLPEPDVLSKILGCTEEEWAATQVTPGWFHSPALAGNAHTYDSSISVASTGGAR, encoded by the coding sequence CGGTTGTATGCATCGGAGAGACGATGGTAATGCTCACCCCCACCGGCCAGGTCCCCCTGTCGCAGGCCCCCGAACTCTTTTACGGCGTCGGCGGCGCCGAGTCCAATGTGGCCATGGGCCTGGCCGCCATGGGTGTTGACACCCACTGGGTCAGCCGGGTGGGCAGGGACGGGTTCGGCACCCGCATCCTCAACGACCTCCACGACCACGGCGTCGGTGTCGGGGCGGTGGAAATTGATGCGGACCGCAACACCGGGTTGTACGTCAAGGTTCCTGCCGTTGCGTCGGCAGACGGCTTCGAAGCGTCGGACGCCTCCGTGATTTATTACCGCAAGGGTTCGGCCGCCTCAGCCATGGGCCCTTCCCTGCTGGAGCTCCCCGCTGTGGCGCCCTTGCTGGACCAGGCCTCCCTGATCCACCTCAGCGGCATCACCGCCGCCCTCTCCCCCGAGTGCCGGGCCATGCTTGCCGCCGTCATGGCGGCACCCCGCAACAGCCGGCTCATCTCCTTTGACGTCAACTGGCGCGAACCGCTGTGGAGCCACGCCGACAAGGGGGTGCTGCGCACCTTGGCCAACCAGGCCGACGTCGTGCTTGTCGGGACCGATGAGGCGCTGCCGGCCTTTGGCACGAACAACGAAGCCGAGCTGCGCGCCCTGCTGCCGGATCCGGCTGTCATCGTGCTCAAGAATGCCGACATTTCAGCCATTGCACTGCTGCACGACGGCTCTCGGGTTGAGGTGCCGTCGCTGAATGTGAGCGTGCTGGAACCTGTGGGTGCCGGGGACGCATTTGCCGCCGGCTATCTGAGCGGCATGCTTTTTGGTCTGGACCAGCGTTCCTCACTACGCCGCGGCCATGTCAGTGCCGCCTGCACGCTGACAGTGCCCGGTGACCGCGGCCCACTCCCCGAGCCGGATGTGTTGTCGAAGATACTGGGCTGCACCGAGGAGGAATGGGCGGCAACGCAGGTGACCCCCGGGTGGTTCCACTCCCCCGCACTGGCTGGAAACGCGCACACCTACGACTCCTCCATCAGCGTCGCCTCCACTGGCGGTGCCCGGTGA